The Brachyspira aalborgi genome has a segment encoding these proteins:
- a CDS encoding 3-hydroxybutyrate dehydrogenase → MSLKGKVALVTGSASGLGKASVQRLSKDGAAVVVADLNLEGAKQVAEEINSSGGKAIAISMDVTSEEDVNNGFKKTITDLGGIDIVFSNAGIQIVHPIEEFPFAEWKKMMAIHADGAFLTAKAAFTEMKKSGKGGQILFMGSAHSHLASPFKSPYCFAKHGLLGLARVLAKEGGEFNIHTYVICPGFVRTPLVEKQIPEQAKIKGITEEEVISTIMLKDTVDKKFTTLEEVANLVSFFAHDEAGVMTGQSLLVSHGWGMC, encoded by the coding sequence ATGAGTTTAAAAGGAAAAGTTGCTTTAGTAACAGGTTCGGCAAGCGGTTTAGGAAAAGCTTCCGTGCAAAGATTATCTAAAGACGGAGCGGCGGTAGTCGTAGCAGACTTGAATCTTGAAGGCGCTAAACAAGTAGCCGAAGAGATTAATTCAAGCGGAGGAAAGGCAATTGCCATTTCAATGGATGTTACGAGCGAAGAGGATGTAAATAACGGTTTCAAAAAGACTATAACCGATTTAGGCGGAATCGATATAGTTTTTTCAAATGCTGGTATTCAAATAGTTCATCCTATAGAAGAATTCCCTTTTGCAGAATGGAAAAAAATGATGGCTATTCATGCGGACGGAGCTTTTTTAACGGCAAAAGCGGCGTTTACTGAAATGAAAAAGTCAGGCAAAGGCGGACAAATTTTATTTATGGGTTCGGCTCATTCTCATTTAGCTTCGCCTTTCAAATCGCCTTATTGTTTTGCAAAACATGGGCTTTTGGGACTTGCAAGAGTTTTGGCAAAAGAGGGCGGCGAATTTAATATTCACACTTATGTAATATGTCCTGGATTTGTTAGAACTCCTTTAGTTGAAAAACAAATACCCGAACAAGCTAAAATAAAGGGAATTACCGAAGAAGAAGTTATAAGCACAATCATGTTAAAAGATACGGTTGATAAAAAATTTACGACTTTAGAAGAAGTCGCTAATTTGGTTTCTTTCTTCGCACATGATGAAGCTGGAGTTATGACTGGACAATCATTATTGGTAAGTCATGGCTGGGGAATGTGTTAA
- a CDS encoding GntP family permease, producing the protein MLGILLGLICLAFLTYKGMSILWVAPVSALVVAAFGGMNLLDAFTGDFMKAFGGYATSWFPMFMLGAIFGKVMEVTGAAESIAHFLAKKIGYKRAIIAVVVICGVLTYGGVSLFVVVFVMYPMGLALFREANLPRKMLPGSIALGAFAFTMTAFPGTPQLTNVIPATYFGTGPMSAPVIGIICGILMFILGILWLQYRTKKLQAAGEVFDEPEGETTAGVSNPEDLPKWYLAIIPPLLIIILFNAVKLNIVVALLVGVLAGIIIFIRRLKTFGNVIKTLNDGASGSMLAILNTAAGVGFGGVIKAVPGFEQLKTLVTGIDASPLISEAIAINVLAGATGSSSGGVSIVLEALGPQFIELAKQSGIALEVFSRVASISAGGLDTLPQCGAVLTVLAVTKLTHKDSYIDIFMCCTVIPISATILAIILGTLGIV; encoded by the coding sequence ATGTTAGGTATTTTACTCGGTTTAATATGTCTAGCGTTTCTTACATATAAAGGAATGTCTATTCTATGGGTTGCGCCCGTTTCGGCTTTAGTAGTGGCGGCGTTTGGCGGAATGAATTTGCTTGACGCGTTTACGGGAGATTTTATGAAAGCTTTTGGCGGATACGCTACAAGTTGGTTTCCTATGTTTATGCTTGGAGCAATATTCGGAAAAGTTATGGAGGTTACGGGAGCTGCGGAAAGTATAGCGCATTTTCTCGCTAAAAAAATAGGTTATAAAAGAGCAATAATAGCGGTTGTCGTTATATGCGGAGTTTTAACTTATGGCGGAGTGTCTTTATTCGTTGTAGTATTCGTTATGTATCCTATGGGACTCGCTTTATTTAGAGAGGCTAATCTTCCAAGAAAAATGCTTCCTGGCTCAATAGCTTTAGGCGCTTTCGCTTTTACAATGACGGCGTTTCCTGGAACTCCTCAACTTACAAATGTTATACCCGCGACTTATTTCGGAACAGGTCCTATGAGCGCTCCCGTAATCGGTATAATATGCGGTATCTTAATGTTTATATTAGGAATATTATGGCTTCAATATAGAACTAAAAAATTGCAAGCTGCGGGAGAAGTTTTTGACGAACCCGAAGGCGAGACTACGGCGGGAGTTTCAAATCCTGAAGATTTGCCAAAATGGTATCTTGCCATAATACCGCCGCTACTAATTATAATTTTATTCAATGCGGTAAAATTAAATATAGTTGTCGCTTTGCTTGTCGGAGTTTTAGCTGGCATAATAATATTTATAAGAAGATTAAAAACTTTCGGCAATGTAATAAAAACATTAAATGACGGCGCGTCTGGCTCTATGCTTGCGATTCTTAATACGGCTGCTGGAGTAGGTTTTGGAGGAGTAATAAAAGCGGTTCCTGGTTTTGAACAATTAAAAACTTTGGTAACGGGAATAGACGCTTCGCCTTTAATATCGGAAGCTATAGCGATTAATGTTTTGGCGGGAGCTACAGGTTCTTCTTCTGGCGGAGTTTCAATAGTTTTGGAAGCTTTAGGTCCGCAATTTATAGAATTGGCTAAACAAAGCGGAATAGCTTTAGAGGTTTTCTCAAGAGTGGCTTCAATATCGGCTGGCGGTTTGGATACTCTCCCTCAATGCGGCGCCGTGTTGACGGTTCTTGCCGTAACAAAATTAACGCATAAAGATTCTTATATTGATATATTTATGTGTTGCACGGTAATTCCTATATCGGCTACTATACTCGCTATAATATTAGGAACACTCGGCATTGTATAA